Part of the Cohnella candidum genome, GCTGGTAAGACGAATCATACCGCGAAGAGCCGCCCGAGAGGGCGGCTTTTCTTCATGTCTGGCATGGAAACCCGAGGAATGGGGACGCTACTCAAACGAATCCGATTCGGAATGGCATGGAGGGAAGCACCGATGAAATTTGTGTTGAAGTGGATCGTGAACGGGGCGATCGTCGTTTGTCTGCTGATGTATTACGCGCACGCGCGCTTTTGGGAGGCTGCCATTGCGGCTACGCTCCTTACGATAATCGCTTACTTCATCGGCGACCAGTTCATTCTGCGCAGAATGAACAATGCAGCCGCCACGGCCGCGGATGCGGTACTGGCAATCGTGTATTTGTGGATCGCCTCCTACGTTCGGGACTGGAACCTGGACGCGGGAGAGATACTTTGGATCGCCTTGATTCTCGGCATCGCGGAATGGTTAATGCACCGTTATCTTTTCGGTGTCGATTTCGAGGTTCAGGAAACCACCTAGTCCTCGCACCTTGCGTTTCCGGCCGGGATCGCATAAGATAAACGCAATGATGATGGAAAGGGTGACCTTTAGTCCGATGCGTAACTAATCCTGTTTCGTGGAAATCGTGTATGACATGGCGATTTTTTCCGGACGGGATACGTGCGCGAATTTTCGGGACTGGGCAGCTTTCCTTTCGGCCTTTTATGGCACAGGGAGTTCGCTTGTTTCTGTTCTAACGCGTCTTACGCCTCCTGTCCGGAAACCCCGGATAAGGAGGTTTTTTCATTGATCCTATTGGAAGCAAACGGAATTGAATTGTCGGTGGGAGACCGGAAGCTATTCTCCGCGGAGCGGCTGATCGTCCGGCAAGGAGACCGGATCGGACTCGTCGGAGCGAACGGCGCCGGAAAGACGACGCTGATGCAGGTATTGGCCGGTCGGCTGCAGCCGGATCAAGGAAGCGTGAACGCCGCCGTGCCGTGCGTCTTCGTTCCGCAAATGAAGCAGCACTCATCGCCTCTCAGCGGAGGCGAAGCGACTTGGAAACAGGTGGAGGCCGCTTTGCAGGAGAGCCCCGATATTCTGTTGGCGGACGAACCCACGATACACTTGGACATGGCGCACATCCGGGAGCTGGAGAAAAGACTACGGCAACACGGCGGCGGCATGGTCATCATTTCGCATGACCGCGCGTTTCTGGACGGGATATGCACGCGGATTTGGTCCTTGGATAACGCGAGGGTGTCTGTGTACGAGGGGAATTACGCCGAATACGAGAAAATGAGGGACCTCGAAAAGCGGCAGCATGCTTTACGTTACGAAGCGTACACGGAGAAAAAGCGCCAGCTGGAAGAGGCTATCTCCGCGAAGACGCAGAAAGCCGCTGGCATGCTGAAGCCGCCCAAACGGATGAGCACCTCAGAATCCCGTTTGTACAAGGCCGGCAAAGGCGTATCGCAAAAAGGAGTACACCAAACGATCAAAGCGCTGGAAACGCGCGTGGAGAAGCTGGAAAAGGTGGAGAAACCCCGCGAGCTGCCGACAATCAAGCTGGGGATTCCCGGCGGCCGCGAATTCGTCAGCCCGACGGCCTTGCGGGTGGAGCGCTTGTCCGCTTCGTTCGGCGACCGAACGCTGTGGCGGGATGTCGGCTTCGCCCTCAAGAAAGGGAGCAAGACGGCGTTGATCGGAGCAAACGGTTCCGGCAAAACGACGCTCGTGAAACGGATCCTCGAGAGCGGGGAAGGCGTATTCCCGGCTCCCGGGGCGAAGATCGGCTACTTCAGCCAAAACCTGGACGTACTGAAGCCCGAGCGAAGCGTGCTCGAGAACGTCTCGGAGACCGCCGCCCATCCGGACGCCACGGTCCGGTTGGTTCTGGCGCGCTTGCTGTTCAGGGGAGACGACGTGTATAAGCCGGTCGGCGTCTTAAGCGGAGGAGAGCGGGTGAAGGCGGCTTTCGCCAAAATCTTTCTCGGCGAGATCAACATGCTGCTGATGGATGAACCGACGAGTTTCCTCGACATCCCGTCGATCGAGGCGTTGGAGGAGCTTCTCGCGGCATATGAAGGCACGCTGCTGTTCGTTTCCCACGACAGAAGGTTCGTCGAACGGGTGGCCGGCCAAGTGCTGGACGTGCGGAACGGAACCGTCGCCTTTTTCGAGGGGCCGTTGACCGACTACCTATCCCGTTCGTCGCCTGCCGGACAGGGCAGGCCGGTGCTCGAGGAGGAGCTTTTGGCCCTGGAAATGGCCATGAGCGAAGTACTCGGCAAACTCGGTGCCCCGGGGTTAAAGGCTGCCGAAGCGGAAGAAC contains:
- a CDS encoding DUF2512 family protein, producing MKFVLKWIVNGAIVVCLLMYYAHARFWEAAIAATLLTIIAYFIGDQFILRRMNNAAATAADAVLAIVYLWIASYVRDWNLDAGEILWIALILGIAEWLMHRYLFGVDFEVQETT
- the abc-f gene encoding ribosomal protection-like ABC-F family protein, producing MILLEANGIELSVGDRKLFSAERLIVRQGDRIGLVGANGAGKTTLMQVLAGRLQPDQGSVNAAVPCVFVPQMKQHSSPLSGGEATWKQVEAALQESPDILLADEPTIHLDMAHIRELEKRLRQHGGGMVIISHDRAFLDGICTRIWSLDNARVSVYEGNYAEYEKMRDLEKRQHALRYEAYTEKKRQLEEAISAKTQKAAGMLKPPKRMSTSESRLYKAGKGVSQKGVHQTIKALETRVEKLEKVEKPRELPTIKLGIPGGREFVSPTALRVERLSASFGDRTLWRDVGFALKKGSKTALIGANGSGKTTLVKRILESGEGVFPAPGAKIGYFSQNLDVLKPERSVLENVSETAAHPDATVRLVLARLLFRGDDVYKPVGVLSGGERVKAAFAKIFLGEINMLLMDEPTSFLDIPSIEALEELLAAYEGTLLFVSHDRRFVERVAGQVLDVRNGTVAFFEGPLTDYLSRSSPAGQGRPVLEEELLALEMAMSEVLGKLGAPGLKAAEAEELDARFRMLVQRRNELKKALPM